A genomic window from Colletotrichum destructivum chromosome 7, complete sequence includes:
- a CDS encoding Putative short-chain dehydrogenase/reductase SDR, NAD(P)-binding domain superfamily: MPTYFVYEKDLVNPTPQIPSLEGKVIFVTGAGLGKSTILALLAHNPSHIYFSGRSLPSAEALIASVASSPSSSSASGTTTPPPLTFVQMDLASLASVKAAVAATFAHDRLDILVNNAGIMAGPAGLSADGYEVQFATNHLGHAMLVRALLPVLQRTAALPDSDVRVVTLTSLGYQGHPADGISFSTLRTTQAGPPFIGQWVRYGYVVSKISLILFSHPLPSPPLPIYDAGVSKLANILFTRELARRHPSITAVVVHPGVVGTGLVANQGLLNRLFVHATNRIAGASILTPEKGCWNQVWAAAAAGKGDLASGGFYMPVGHLADDQLDKCATDDRLAGELWRWTEDVLAGFD, encoded by the exons ATGCCGACCTACTTCGTCTACGAGAAGGACCTCGTCAACCCGACGCCTCAGATCCCGTCCCTCGAGGGAAAGGTCATCTTCGTCACGGGCG CAGGTCTGGGCAAATCAACAattctcgccctcctcgcccacaATCCCTCCCACATCTACTTCTCCGGCCGctctctcccctccgccgaggccctcatcgcctccgtcgcctcttccccctcctcctcatcagcatcaggcaccaccaccccgcCGCCCCTGACATTTGTCCAAATGGACCTCGCCTCTCTCGCctccgtcaaggccgccgtcgccgccaccttCGCCCACGACcgcctcgacatcctcgtcaacaacgcGGGGATCATGGCCGGCCCCGCGGGTCTCAGCGCCGACGGCTACGAGGTCCAGTTTGCCACCAACCACCTCGGCCACGCCATGCTCGTCCGCGCCCTGCTCCCCGTCCTGCAGCGTACCGCCGCCCTGCCCGACTCCGACGTCCGCGTCGTCACCCTGACCTCGCTCGGGTACCAGGGCCACCCGGCCGACGGCATATCCTTCTCGACGCTGCGGACGACGCAGGCCGGGCCGCCCTTTATCGGGCAGTGGGTTCGCTACGGGTATGTTGTCAGCAAAATATCActcatcctcttctcccaccccctcccctcccctccccttcccatTTACGACGCCGGTGTG AGCAAACTCGCCAACATCCTCTTCACCCGCGAactcgcccgccgccacccgtCCATCAccgctgtcgtcgtccacccgggcgtcgtcggcacgGGTCTGGTCGCGAACCAGGGCCTCCTCAACCGCCTCTTCGTCCACGCGACCAACAGGATCGCGGGCGCCTCGATCCTCACGCCGGAAAAGGGGTGCTGGAACCAGgtctgggcggcggcggcggccgggaagGGCGACCTCGCGAGCGGGGGGTTCTACATGCCCGTCGGccacctcgccgacgaccagctGGACAAGTGCGCGACGGACGACCGGCTGGCGGGTGAACTGTGGCGATGGACGGAGGACGTCCTGGCCGGGTTTGACTGA